A single region of the Gasterosteus aculeatus chromosome 1, fGasAcu3.hap1.1, whole genome shotgun sequence genome encodes:
- the LOC120828853 gene encoding uncharacterized protein LOC120828853 isoform X20: MESKTPSKGPVGAGACGLQPLPEVAEPEDLSNVEGSKCQPGHPAGTKDAKEVHSLDSSPSSSESEDEGLCKKDKKKKKLKKKTKKKKKKDSSSSSSSSSSSSSSSSSSSSSSSSSSSSESDSEDDKKKKKKKQKKDEGQKECVWDDVIICSPGGQMEQPGAEGAEGVKMSQDCNSSDGEDDKKKKKKKKKKKKKKKQDKKKKKKKKDSSSSSSDCSCSDCSCSDCSCSDCEDEKKKKKKKKKKKKKKRKKKKKDSSSSSSDSSSSSSDSEDDKKKKDKKKKKKKKKKDKKKDSSCSSSSSSSDSDKDEKKKKNKNKKKKKKKKKKNDKEKKNKKHDEEQNELCGEAAPPASGECFSAGGETPGPSADGEKKKDDSADKVKKEPKEKEKCGAKAFADAIEEGHLSDDEGEGENHKKKKKKKKMLKKKKEKDSSSSSSSSDSCSSDSDEDKKKKKKKKKKKDSGSCSSSSSSDSEEDKKKKKKKKKKKKKKKKKKMKDKDSSSSSCSDSEEDKKKKKKKKKTKKKKKDKDSSSSSCSDSEEDKKKKKKKKTKKKKDKDSSSSSCSDSEEDKKKKKKKKTKKKKDKDSSSPSCSDTEEDKKKKKKKKKKSSCAESDDDKKKKKKKKDKKKKKKKKDCSSGSSSDSSDNDKKKKKKKRKDKKKKKDKEKDSDSSTSGDDKKKKKDKKKKKKDKKKDSKSSSSCPSDGSDKENKKDKKKKRSGSSGSETDNKKKRECSDGERGGEDPGAGRAGLPAPGGSCSTPAAAPAVPYVSLPSKPVVKMDPLRPSTVCRPSAPVSSAPASSAPVSSAPASSAPVSSAPASSVPVSSAPASSAPVSSAPASSAPVCSAPASSVPGSYVPGSFVAGSYVPGSYVPGSSSVGDKAPNRRPPSPMEALMGSPRRYGSSHLSSSDLLKGPKPYQ, from the exons ATGGAGAGCAAGACTCCGTCCAAAG GTCCTGTCGGAGCAGGTGCCTGTGGTCTGCAGCCCCTTCCTGAGGTAGCCGAGCCCGAAGACCTGAGCAATGTGGAGGGCAGCAAGTGCCAACCCGGACACCCTGCAGGGACAAAAGATGCAAAG GAGGTGCACTCATTGGACAGCTCTCCGTCTTCCTCGGAGAGCGAGGACGAGGGTCTCTGCaagaaagacaagaagaagaaaaagctgaaaaagaaaacaaagaagaagaagaagaag GATTCCagctcatcctcttcctcctcctcctcctcctcctcctcctcctcctcctcctcctcctcctcctcctccagtagCTCTTCAGAGAGTGACAGCGAG gatgacaagaagaagaagaagaaaaagcagaagaagGACGAAGGGCAGAAAGAGTGTGTTTGGGACGATGTTATCATATGTA GTCCTGGTGGCCAGATGGAGCAGCCGGGTGCAGAAGGTGCAGAAGGTGTGAAGATGAGCCAG GATTGTAACTCCTCAGATGGTGAAgatgacaagaagaagaagaagaagaagaagaagaagaagaagaagaagaagcaggacaagaagaagaagaaaaagaagaag GATtcgtcttcttcctcatctGACTGTTCCTGCTCCGACTGTTCCTGCTCCGACTGTTCCTGCTCCGACTGCGAGgacgaaaagaagaagaagaagaagaagaagaagaagaagaagaagaagaggaagaagaagaagaag GACtcaagctcctcttcctcagacaGCTCTTCATCATCCTCTGACAGCGAGgatgacaagaagaaaaaggacaagaagaagaagaagaagaagaaaaagaaagacaagaaaaag GATTCCAGCTGctcgtcttcatcttcatcttctgacAGTGATaaagatgagaagaaaaagaagaacaagaacaagaagaagaagaagaagaagaagaagaagaatgacaaggaaaagaagaacaagaaacac GATGAAGAGCAGAATGAGCTCTGCGGtgaagctgctcctccagcttctggtgAGTGTTTTTCTGCAGGTGGTGAGACTCCGGGACCAAgtgctgatggagagaaaaagaaagacgatTCTGCCGACAAG GTCAAGAAAGAGcctaaagaaaaagaaaaat GTGGAGCAAAGGCCTTCGCTGACGCTATTGAGGAAGGCCACCTGAGTGACGacgagggagaaggagagaaccacaagaagaagaagaagaagaagaagatgctgaagaagaagaaggagaag gactcctccagctcctcctcttcgtctgaTAGTTGCTCCTCAGATAGTGatgaggacaagaagaagaagaagaagaagaagaagaagaag GATTCTGGATCCTGCTCgtcttcttcatcctctgatAGCGaagaggacaagaagaagaagaagaagaagaagaagaagaagaagaagaaaaagaagaagaagatgaaggatAAG gactcctcctcttcttcatgctCGGATAGTGaagaggacaagaagaagaagaagaagaagaagaagacgaagaagaagaagaaggataaG gactcctcctcttcttcatgctCTGATAGTGaagaggacaagaagaagaagaagaagaagaagacgaagaagaagaaggataaG gactcctcctcttcttcatgctCTGATAGTGaagaggacaagaagaagaagaagaagaagaagacgaagaagaagaaggataaG GACTCGTCCTCTCCTTCATGCTCTGATACTGaagaggacaagaagaagaagaagaagaagaagaag AAGTCCTCTTGCGCTGAGAGTGATGACGACAAG aagaagaagaagaagaagaaagataagaagaagaagaagaaaaagaag gATTGTTCCTCTGGATCGTCCAGTGATTCGAGTGATaatgacaagaagaagaagaagaagaaaaggaaagataagaagaaaaagaaagacaaggagAAG GACTCCGATTCTTCTACCAGTGGTgatgacaaaaagaagaagaaagacaagaagaagaaaaagaaggacaaAAAGAAG GACTCAAAGTCCAGTTCATCGTGTCCATCTGACGGCAGTGACAAGGAGAATaaaaaggacaagaagaagaag AGGTCTGGTTCATCAGGAAGTGAAACTGACAATAAGAAAAAGAGG GAATGCTCTGATGGCGAGCGAGGCGGCGAAGATCCCGGTGCCGGTCGGGCCGGACTTCCAGCTCCCGGTGGCAGCTGCTctacgcctgctgctgctcccgccGTCCCCTACGTGTCCCTCCCCTCCAAACCTGTTGTGAAGATGGATCCTCTGCGTCCTTCAACTGTCTGCCGGCCCTCTGCCCCTGTCTCCTCTGCCCCCGCCTCTTCTGCCCCTGTCTCCTCTGCGCCCGCCTCTTCTGCCCCTGTCTCCTCTGCGCCCGCCTCTTCTGTCCCTGTCTCCTCTGCGCCCGCCTCTTCTGCCCCTGTCTCCTCTGCGCCCGCCTCTTCTGCCCCTGTCTGCTCTGCCCCCGCCTCTTCTGTCCCTGGGTCCTATGTCCCTGGGTCCTTTGTCGCTGGCTCCTATGTCCCTGGGTCCTATGTCCCCGGCTCCTCGAGTGTTGGAGATAAGGCCCCCAATCGTAGGCCTCCCAGCCCCATGGAGGCCCTGATGGGGAGCCCGAGGCGGTACGGCTCCTCCCATCTCAGCTCAAGCGACCTATTGAAAGGCCCCAAGCCTTATCAATGA
- the LOC120828853 gene encoding uncharacterized protein LOC120828853 isoform X35, whose product MESKTPSKGPVGAGACGLQPLPEVAEPEDLSNVEGSKCQPGHPAGTKDAKEVHSLDSSPSSSESEDEGLCKKDKKKKKLKKKTKKKKKKDSSSSSSSSSSSSSSSSSSSSSSSSSSSSESDSEDDKKKKKKKQKKDEGQKECVWDDVIICSPGGQMEQPGAEGAEGVKMSQDCNSSDGEDDKKKKKKKKKKKKKKKQDKKKKKKKKDSSSSSSDCSCSDCSCSDCSCSDCEDEKKKKKKKKKKKKKKRKKKKKDSSSSSSDSSSSSSDSEDDKKKKDKKKKKKKKKKDKKKDSSCSSSSSSSDSDKDEKKKKNKNKKKKKKKKKKNDKEKKNKKHDEEQNELCGEAAPPASGECFSAGGETPGPSADGEKKKDDSADKVKKEPKEKEKCGAKAFADAIEEGHLSDDEGEGENHKKKKKKKKMLKKKKEKGSGSSSDNDDDDEEDKKKKKKKKKDSSSSSSSSDSCSSDSDEDKKKKKKKKKKKKDSGSCSSSSSSDSEEDKKKKKKKKKKKKKTKKKKDKDSSSSSCSDSEEDKKKKKKKKTKKKKDKDSSSPSCSDTEEDKKKKKKKKKKSSCAESDDDKKKKKKKKDKKKKKKKKDCSSGSSSDSSDNDKKKKKKKRKDKKKKKDKEKDSDSSTSGDDKKKKKDKKKKKKDKKKDSKSSSSCPSDGSDKENKKDKKKKRSGSSGSETDNKKKRECSDGERGGEDPGAGRAGLPAPGGSCSTPAAAPAVPYVSLPSKPVVKMDPLRPSTVCRPSAPVSSAPASSAPVSSAPASSAPVSSAPASSVPVSSAPASSAPVSSAPASSAPVCSAPASSVPGSYVPGSFVAGSYVPGSYVPGSSSVGDKAPNRRPPSPMEALMGSPRRYGSSHLSSSDLLKGPKPYQ is encoded by the exons ATGGAGAGCAAGACTCCGTCCAAAG GTCCTGTCGGAGCAGGTGCCTGTGGTCTGCAGCCCCTTCCTGAGGTAGCCGAGCCCGAAGACCTGAGCAATGTGGAGGGCAGCAAGTGCCAACCCGGACACCCTGCAGGGACAAAAGATGCAAAG GAGGTGCACTCATTGGACAGCTCTCCGTCTTCCTCGGAGAGCGAGGACGAGGGTCTCTGCaagaaagacaagaagaagaaaaagctgaaaaagaaaacaaagaagaagaagaagaag GATTCCagctcatcctcttcctcctcctcctcctcctcctcctcctcctcctcctcctcctcctcctcctcctccagtagCTCTTCAGAGAGTGACAGCGAG gatgacaagaagaagaagaagaaaaagcagaagaagGACGAAGGGCAGAAAGAGTGTGTTTGGGACGATGTTATCATATGTA GTCCTGGTGGCCAGATGGAGCAGCCGGGTGCAGAAGGTGCAGAAGGTGTGAAGATGAGCCAG GATTGTAACTCCTCAGATGGTGAAgatgacaagaagaagaagaagaagaagaagaagaagaagaagaagaagaagcaggacaagaagaagaagaaaaagaagaag GATtcgtcttcttcctcatctGACTGTTCCTGCTCCGACTGTTCCTGCTCCGACTGTTCCTGCTCCGACTGCGAGgacgaaaagaagaagaagaagaagaagaagaagaagaagaagaagaagaggaagaagaagaagaag GACtcaagctcctcttcctcagacaGCTCTTCATCATCCTCTGACAGCGAGgatgacaagaagaaaaaggacaagaagaagaagaagaagaagaaaaagaaagacaagaaaaag GATTCCAGCTGctcgtcttcatcttcatcttctgacAGTGATaaagatgagaagaaaaagaagaacaagaacaagaagaagaagaagaagaagaagaagaagaatgacaaggaaaagaagaacaagaaacac GATGAAGAGCAGAATGAGCTCTGCGGtgaagctgctcctccagcttctggtgAGTGTTTTTCTGCAGGTGGTGAGACTCCGGGACCAAgtgctgatggagagaaaaagaaagacgatTCTGCCGACAAG GTCAAGAAAGAGcctaaagaaaaagaaaaat GTGGAGCAAAGGCCTTCGCTGACGCTATTGAGGAAGGCCACCTGAGTGACGacgagggagaaggagagaaccacaagaagaagaagaagaagaagaagatgctgaagaagaagaaggagaag GGTTCCGGCTCATCATCAgacaatgatgatgacgacgaagaagacaagaagaagaaaaagaagaagaagaag gactcctccagctcctcctcttcgtctgaTAGTTGCTCCTCAGATAGTGatgaggacaagaagaagaagaagaagaagaagaagaagaagaag GATTCTGGATCCTGCTCgtcttcttcatcctctgatAGCGaagaggacaagaagaagaagaagaagaagaagaagaagaagaagaaga cgaagaagaagaaggataaG gactcctcctcttcttcatgctCTGATAGTGaagaggacaagaagaagaagaagaagaagaagacgaagaagaagaaggataaG GACTCGTCCTCTCCTTCATGCTCTGATACTGaagaggacaagaagaagaagaagaagaagaagaag AAGTCCTCTTGCGCTGAGAGTGATGACGACAAG aagaagaagaagaagaagaaagataagaagaagaagaagaaaaagaag gATTGTTCCTCTGGATCGTCCAGTGATTCGAGTGATaatgacaagaagaagaagaagaagaaaaggaaagataagaagaaaaagaaagacaaggagAAG GACTCCGATTCTTCTACCAGTGGTgatgacaaaaagaagaagaaagacaagaagaagaaaaagaaggacaaAAAGAAG GACTCAAAGTCCAGTTCATCGTGTCCATCTGACGGCAGTGACAAGGAGAATaaaaaggacaagaagaagaag AGGTCTGGTTCATCAGGAAGTGAAACTGACAATAAGAAAAAGAGG GAATGCTCTGATGGCGAGCGAGGCGGCGAAGATCCCGGTGCCGGTCGGGCCGGACTTCCAGCTCCCGGTGGCAGCTGCTctacgcctgctgctgctcccgccGTCCCCTACGTGTCCCTCCCCTCCAAACCTGTTGTGAAGATGGATCCTCTGCGTCCTTCAACTGTCTGCCGGCCCTCTGCCCCTGTCTCCTCTGCCCCCGCCTCTTCTGCCCCTGTCTCCTCTGCGCCCGCCTCTTCTGCCCCTGTCTCCTCTGCGCCCGCCTCTTCTGTCCCTGTCTCCTCTGCGCCCGCCTCTTCTGCCCCTGTCTCCTCTGCGCCCGCCTCTTCTGCCCCTGTCTGCTCTGCCCCCGCCTCTTCTGTCCCTGGGTCCTATGTCCCTGGGTCCTTTGTCGCTGGCTCCTATGTCCCTGGGTCCTATGTCCCCGGCTCCTCGAGTGTTGGAGATAAGGCCCCCAATCGTAGGCCTCCCAGCCCCATGGAGGCCCTGATGGGGAGCCCGAGGCGGTACGGCTCCTCCCATCTCAGCTCAAGCGACCTATTGAAAGGCCCCAAGCCTTATCAATGA
- the LOC120828853 gene encoding uncharacterized protein LOC120828853 isoform X11 — protein MESKTPSKGPVGAGACGLQPLPEVAEPEDLSNVEGSKCQPGHPAGTKDAKEVHSLDSSPSSSESEDEGLCKKDKKKKKLKKKTKKKKKKDSSSSSSSSSSSSSSSSSSSSSSSSSSSSESDSEDDKKKKKKKQKKDEGQKECVWDDVIICSPGGQMEQPGAEGAEGVKMSQDCNSSDGEDDKKKKKKKKKKKKKKKQDKKKKKKKKDSSSSSSDCSCSDCSCSDCSCSDCEDEKKKKKKKKKKKKKKRKKKKKDSSSSSSDSSSSSSDSEDDKKKKDKKKKKKKKKKDKKKDSSCSSSSSSSDSDKDEKKKKNKNKKKKKKKKKKNDKEKKNKKHDEEQNELCGEAAPPASGECFSAGGETPGPSADGEKKKDDSADKVKKEPKEKEKCGAKAFADAIEEGHLSDDEGEGENHKKKKKKKKMLKKKKEKGSGSSSDNDDDDEEDKKKKKKKKKDSSSSSSSSDSCSSDSDEDKKKKKKKKDSGSCSSSSSSDSEEDKKKKKKKKKKKKKKKKKKMKDKDSSSSSCSDSEEDKKKKKKKKKTKKKKKDKDSSSSSCSDSEEDKKKKKKKKTKKKKDKDSSSSSCSDSEEDKKKKKKKKTKKKKDKDSSSPSCSDTEEDKKKKKKKKKKSSCAESDDDKKKKKKKKDKKKKKKKKDCSSGSSSDSSDNDKKKKKKKRKDKKKKKDKEKDSDSSTSGDDKKKKKDKKKKKKDKKKDSKSSSSCPSDGSDKENKKDKKKKRSGSSGSETDNKKKRECSDGERGGEDPGAGRAGLPAPGGSCSTPAAAPAVPYVSLPSKPVVKMDPLRPSTVCRPSAPVSSAPASSAPVSSAPASSAPVSSAPASSVPVSSAPASSAPVSSAPASSAPVCSAPASSVPGSYVPGSFVAGSYVPGSYVPGSSSVGDKAPNRRPPSPMEALMGSPRRYGSSHLSSSDLLKGPKPYQ, from the exons ATGGAGAGCAAGACTCCGTCCAAAG GTCCTGTCGGAGCAGGTGCCTGTGGTCTGCAGCCCCTTCCTGAGGTAGCCGAGCCCGAAGACCTGAGCAATGTGGAGGGCAGCAAGTGCCAACCCGGACACCCTGCAGGGACAAAAGATGCAAAG GAGGTGCACTCATTGGACAGCTCTCCGTCTTCCTCGGAGAGCGAGGACGAGGGTCTCTGCaagaaagacaagaagaagaaaaagctgaaaaagaaaacaaagaagaagaagaagaag GATTCCagctcatcctcttcctcctcctcctcctcctcctcctcctcctcctcctcctcctcctcctcctcctccagtagCTCTTCAGAGAGTGACAGCGAG gatgacaagaagaagaagaagaaaaagcagaagaagGACGAAGGGCAGAAAGAGTGTGTTTGGGACGATGTTATCATATGTA GTCCTGGTGGCCAGATGGAGCAGCCGGGTGCAGAAGGTGCAGAAGGTGTGAAGATGAGCCAG GATTGTAACTCCTCAGATGGTGAAgatgacaagaagaagaagaagaagaagaagaagaagaagaagaagaagaagcaggacaagaagaagaagaaaaagaagaag GATtcgtcttcttcctcatctGACTGTTCCTGCTCCGACTGTTCCTGCTCCGACTGTTCCTGCTCCGACTGCGAGgacgaaaagaagaagaagaagaagaagaagaagaagaagaagaagaagaggaagaagaagaagaag GACtcaagctcctcttcctcagacaGCTCTTCATCATCCTCTGACAGCGAGgatgacaagaagaaaaaggacaagaagaagaagaagaagaagaaaaagaaagacaagaaaaag GATTCCAGCTGctcgtcttcatcttcatcttctgacAGTGATaaagatgagaagaaaaagaagaacaagaacaagaagaagaagaagaagaagaagaagaagaatgacaaggaaaagaagaacaagaaacac GATGAAGAGCAGAATGAGCTCTGCGGtgaagctgctcctccagcttctggtgAGTGTTTTTCTGCAGGTGGTGAGACTCCGGGACCAAgtgctgatggagagaaaaagaaagacgatTCTGCCGACAAG GTCAAGAAAGAGcctaaagaaaaagaaaaat GTGGAGCAAAGGCCTTCGCTGACGCTATTGAGGAAGGCCACCTGAGTGACGacgagggagaaggagagaaccacaagaagaagaagaagaagaagaagatgctgaagaagaagaaggagaag GGTTCCGGCTCATCATCAgacaatgatgatgacgacgaagaagacaagaagaagaaaaagaagaagaagaag gactcctccagctcctcctcttcgtctgaTAGTTGCTCCTCAGATAGTGatgaggacaagaagaagaagaagaagaagaag GATTCTGGATCCTGCTCgtcttcttcatcctctgatAGCGaagaggacaagaagaagaagaagaagaagaagaagaagaagaagaagaaaaagaagaagaagatgaaggatAAG gactcctcctcttcttcatgctCGGATAGTGaagaggacaagaagaagaagaagaagaagaagaagacgaagaagaagaagaaggataaG gactcctcctcttcttcatgctCTGATAGTGaagaggacaagaagaagaagaagaagaagaagacgaagaagaagaaggataaG gactcctcctcttcttcatgctCTGATAGTGaagaggacaagaagaagaagaagaagaagaagacgaagaagaagaaggataaG GACTCGTCCTCTCCTTCATGCTCTGATACTGaagaggacaagaagaagaagaagaagaagaagaag AAGTCCTCTTGCGCTGAGAGTGATGACGACAAG aagaagaagaagaagaagaaagataagaagaagaagaagaaaaagaag gATTGTTCCTCTGGATCGTCCAGTGATTCGAGTGATaatgacaagaagaagaagaagaagaaaaggaaagataagaagaaaaagaaagacaaggagAAG GACTCCGATTCTTCTACCAGTGGTgatgacaaaaagaagaagaaagacaagaagaagaaaaagaaggacaaAAAGAAG GACTCAAAGTCCAGTTCATCGTGTCCATCTGACGGCAGTGACAAGGAGAATaaaaaggacaagaagaagaag AGGTCTGGTTCATCAGGAAGTGAAACTGACAATAAGAAAAAGAGG GAATGCTCTGATGGCGAGCGAGGCGGCGAAGATCCCGGTGCCGGTCGGGCCGGACTTCCAGCTCCCGGTGGCAGCTGCTctacgcctgctgctgctcccgccGTCCCCTACGTGTCCCTCCCCTCCAAACCTGTTGTGAAGATGGATCCTCTGCGTCCTTCAACTGTCTGCCGGCCCTCTGCCCCTGTCTCCTCTGCCCCCGCCTCTTCTGCCCCTGTCTCCTCTGCGCCCGCCTCTTCTGCCCCTGTCTCCTCTGCGCCCGCCTCTTCTGTCCCTGTCTCCTCTGCGCCCGCCTCTTCTGCCCCTGTCTCCTCTGCGCCCGCCTCTTCTGCCCCTGTCTGCTCTGCCCCCGCCTCTTCTGTCCCTGGGTCCTATGTCCCTGGGTCCTTTGTCGCTGGCTCCTATGTCCCTGGGTCCTATGTCCCCGGCTCCTCGAGTGTTGGAGATAAGGCCCCCAATCGTAGGCCTCCCAGCCCCATGGAGGCCCTGATGGGGAGCCCGAGGCGGTACGGCTCCTCCCATCTCAGCTCAAGCGACCTATTGAAAGGCCCCAAGCCTTATCAATGA
- the LOC120828853 gene encoding uncharacterized protein LOC120828853 isoform X15 encodes MESKTPSKGPVGAGACGLQPLPEVAEPEDLSNVEGSKCQPGHPAGTKDAKEVHSLDSSPSSSESEDEGLCKKDKKKKKLKKKTKKKKKKDSSSSSSSSSSSSSSSSSSSSSSSSSSSSESDSEDDKKKKKKKQKKDEGQKECVWDDVIICSPGGQMEQPGAEGAEGVKMSQDCNSSDGEDDKKKKKKKKKKKKKKKQDKKKKKKKKDSSSSSSDCSCSDCSCSDCSCSDCEDEKKKKKKKKKKKKKKRKKKKKDSSSSSSDSSSSSSDSEDDKKKKDKKKKKKKKKKDKKKDSSCSSSSSSSDSDKDEKKKKNKNKKKKKKKKKKNDKEKKNKKHDEEQNELCGEAAPPASGECFSAGGETPGPSADGEKKKDDSADKVKKEPKEKEKCGAKAFADAIEEGHLSDDEGEGENHKKKKKKKKMLKKKKEKGSGSSSDNDDDDEEDKKKKKKKKKDSSSSSSSSDSCSSDSDEDKKKKKKKKKKKKDSGSCSSSSSSDSEEDKKKKKKKKKKKKKKKKKKMKDKDSSSSSCSDSEEDKKKKKKKKKTKKKKKDKDSSSSSCSDSEEDKKKKKKKKKKKKKKTKKKKDKDSSSPSCSDTEEDKKKKKKKKKKSSCAESDDDKKKKKKKKDKKKKKKKKDCSSGSSSDSSDNDKKKKKKKRKDKKKKKDKEKDSDSSTSGDDKKKKKDKKKKKKDKKKDSKSSSSCPSDGSDKENKKDKKKKRSGSSGSETDNKKKRECSDGERGGEDPGAGRAGLPAPGGSCSTPAAAPAVPYVSLPSKPVVKMDPLRPSTVCRPSAPVSSAPASSAPVSSAPASSAPVSSAPASSVPVSSAPASSAPVSSAPASSAPVCSAPASSVPGSYVPGSFVAGSYVPGSYVPGSSSVGDKAPNRRPPSPMEALMGSPRRYGSSHLSSSDLLKGPKPYQ; translated from the exons ATGGAGAGCAAGACTCCGTCCAAAG GTCCTGTCGGAGCAGGTGCCTGTGGTCTGCAGCCCCTTCCTGAGGTAGCCGAGCCCGAAGACCTGAGCAATGTGGAGGGCAGCAAGTGCCAACCCGGACACCCTGCAGGGACAAAAGATGCAAAG GAGGTGCACTCATTGGACAGCTCTCCGTCTTCCTCGGAGAGCGAGGACGAGGGTCTCTGCaagaaagacaagaagaagaaaaagctgaaaaagaaaacaaagaagaagaagaagaag GATTCCagctcatcctcttcctcctcctcctcctcctcctcctcctcctcctcctcctcctcctcctcctcctccagtagCTCTTCAGAGAGTGACAGCGAG gatgacaagaagaagaagaagaaaaagcagaagaagGACGAAGGGCAGAAAGAGTGTGTTTGGGACGATGTTATCATATGTA GTCCTGGTGGCCAGATGGAGCAGCCGGGTGCAGAAGGTGCAGAAGGTGTGAAGATGAGCCAG GATTGTAACTCCTCAGATGGTGAAgatgacaagaagaagaagaagaagaagaagaagaagaagaagaagaagaagcaggacaagaagaagaagaaaaagaagaag GATtcgtcttcttcctcatctGACTGTTCCTGCTCCGACTGTTCCTGCTCCGACTGTTCCTGCTCCGACTGCGAGgacgaaaagaagaagaagaagaagaagaagaagaagaagaagaagaagaggaagaagaagaagaag GACtcaagctcctcttcctcagacaGCTCTTCATCATCCTCTGACAGCGAGgatgacaagaagaaaaaggacaagaagaagaagaagaagaagaaaaagaaagacaagaaaaag GATTCCAGCTGctcgtcttcatcttcatcttctgacAGTGATaaagatgagaagaaaaagaagaacaagaacaagaagaagaagaagaagaagaagaagaagaatgacaaggaaaagaagaacaagaaacac GATGAAGAGCAGAATGAGCTCTGCGGtgaagctgctcctccagcttctggtgAGTGTTTTTCTGCAGGTGGTGAGACTCCGGGACCAAgtgctgatggagagaaaaagaaagacgatTCTGCCGACAAG GTCAAGAAAGAGcctaaagaaaaagaaaaat GTGGAGCAAAGGCCTTCGCTGACGCTATTGAGGAAGGCCACCTGAGTGACGacgagggagaaggagagaaccacaagaagaagaagaagaagaagaagatgctgaagaagaagaaggagaag GGTTCCGGCTCATCATCAgacaatgatgatgacgacgaagaagacaagaagaagaaaaagaagaagaagaag gactcctccagctcctcctcttcgtctgaTAGTTGCTCCTCAGATAGTGatgaggacaagaagaagaagaagaagaagaagaagaagaagaag GATTCTGGATCCTGCTCgtcttcttcatcctctgatAGCGaagaggacaagaagaagaagaagaagaagaagaagaagaagaagaagaaaaagaagaagaagatgaaggatAAG gactcctcctcttcttcatgctCGGATAGTGaagaggacaagaagaagaagaagaagaagaagaagacgaagaagaagaagaaggataaG gactcctcctcttcttcatgctCTGATAGTGaagaggacaagaagaagaagaagaagaagaaga agaagaagaagaagaagacgaagaagaagaaggataaG GACTCGTCCTCTCCTTCATGCTCTGATACTGaagaggacaagaagaagaagaagaagaagaagaag AAGTCCTCTTGCGCTGAGAGTGATGACGACAAG aagaagaagaagaagaagaaagataagaagaagaagaagaaaaagaag gATTGTTCCTCTGGATCGTCCAGTGATTCGAGTGATaatgacaagaagaagaagaagaagaaaaggaaagataagaagaaaaagaaagacaaggagAAG GACTCCGATTCTTCTACCAGTGGTgatgacaaaaagaagaagaaagacaagaagaagaaaaagaaggacaaAAAGAAG GACTCAAAGTCCAGTTCATCGTGTCCATCTGACGGCAGTGACAAGGAGAATaaaaaggacaagaagaagaag AGGTCTGGTTCATCAGGAAGTGAAACTGACAATAAGAAAAAGAGG GAATGCTCTGATGGCGAGCGAGGCGGCGAAGATCCCGGTGCCGGTCGGGCCGGACTTCCAGCTCCCGGTGGCAGCTGCTctacgcctgctgctgctcccgccGTCCCCTACGTGTCCCTCCCCTCCAAACCTGTTGTGAAGATGGATCCTCTGCGTCCTTCAACTGTCTGCCGGCCCTCTGCCCCTGTCTCCTCTGCCCCCGCCTCTTCTGCCCCTGTCTCCTCTGCGCCCGCCTCTTCTGCCCCTGTCTCCTCTGCGCCCGCCTCTTCTGTCCCTGTCTCCTCTGCGCCCGCCTCTTCTGCCCCTGTCTCCTCTGCGCCCGCCTCTTCTGCCCCTGTCTGCTCTGCCCCCGCCTCTTCTGTCCCTGGGTCCTATGTCCCTGGGTCCTTTGTCGCTGGCTCCTATGTCCCTGGGTCCTATGTCCCCGGCTCCTCGAGTGTTGGAGATAAGGCCCCCAATCGTAGGCCTCCCAGCCCCATGGAGGCCCTGATGGGGAGCCCGAGGCGGTACGGCTCCTCCCATCTCAGCTCAAGCGACCTATTGAAAGGCCCCAAGCCTTATCAATGA